In Vicia villosa cultivar HV-30 ecotype Madison, WI unplaced genomic scaffold, Vvil1.0 ctg.001702F_1_1, whole genome shotgun sequence, one genomic interval encodes:
- the LOC131636360 gene encoding uncharacterized mitochondrial protein AtMg01250-like codes for MGFGDKWWKWMKRLVFHSNMSVLVNGCPTKEFCVEKGLIQGDHLSPFLFVLVAEGLTGLVRKSVANGVFKGMDINGNCGADILQFADDTLIVGEGIWNQVWSIKVVLKAFEMVSGLGINYHKSKLIGLNVTSNFLEDATYVLSCKVEDS; via the coding sequence ATGGGGTTCGGTGATAAGTGGTGGAAGTGGATGAAAAGGTTGGTCTTTCATAGTAACATGTCCGTTTTGGTTAATGGATGTCCGACAAAGGAGTTTTGTGTTGAGAAAGGATTAATACAAGGCGATCAtttatctccttttctttttgttcttgtTGCCGAAGGACTTACGGGTCTTGTTCGGAAGTCGGTTGCAAATGGTGTTTTTAAAGGAATGGATATTAATGGGAATTGCGGGGCAgatatccttcaatttgcggatgatactttaATAGTAGGAGAAGGAATTTGGAATCAAGTTTGGTCTATTAAAGTGGTTTTGAAGGCGTTCGAGATGGTATCGGGCCTTGGGATCAATTACCATAAAAGTAAGTTAATCGGGTTAAATGTGACGAGCAACTTTTTAGAAGATGCCACCTATGTTCTTTCTTGCAAAGTGGAGGATAGTTAG